A region of the bacterium genome:
CCGAGCCGCCCCACTGGGTCAAGTCGACGGTCAGGACGATGTGGCGTGCGACCGCCGCTTGCGCGGCCAGGCGGCGGGCACAGTCGAGTTCCTCACGGTGCCGCTGGCCGTAGTCGATGGTGAGCGCATACGGAACAAACCCGTCGCGCCGGCAGACCGCCAGCGCCACGGCCGAGTCGAGGCCGCCCGACAACAGGACCACGGCGGGAGAGGCCATCGTCAGACTCCCCGCATCGCCGGATCCCAGATGTATTTGTGCATCTGCAGTTGAAAGCGCGCTTCCAGATGATCCTCCAACATCCAGGCGCTGACCGCCGCCGGCGCAACCTTGCCGAAGACCGTCGAGATGAGCACCGCGCAGTGCCGCGGCAGTTGGTGCCGGGCCATTACATCACGCGCCCATTCGTAGTCGGCGCGGTCGCCGATCACGAACTTGACTTCATCGCGCGGCGTCAGATGCTCGATGTTGCGCCAGTCGTTCTTGTCGCACTCCCCGGAGGAGGGACACTTCAGGTCCATGATGCGGATGGCGCCGGCGGGGAGCACGTCGATCGGCATTGCGCCGGAGGTCTCGACCAGCACGGTCATTCCGGCATCGAGCAGACGTTGCGCGAGGACCGCGCAGCCGCGCTGCAGCAACGGTTCGCCGCCGGTGATCTCCACTAACGGGGTCTTGAACGCCAGCACCTGGTCGACGACCGCGTCGATGGGGCGTCGGTCGCCGTCGTAGAAGGCAAACTCGGAATCGCAGTAAGTGCAGCGCAGGTTGCAGCCGGTCAGCCGCACAAAGACACAGGGCAGGCCGGCCCAGGAGGATTCCCCCTGCAGACTCAGATATATCTCGTTGACCACGAGGATGTTCGGGTCGTTATCCACACCGGGAAAATACCGAGAAAAGCCCTCCGGAAACAATAGCGCTAAGGCGGCGTGGGGCTTGCATGAAATACGACAAATACGGTTCTTATTTCCGTGGCCAAGCCCCGTGTCACCGCCGCGGGCGGAGTGCCTGCCCTCGTTTACGTTTGGAAGAAGGGACGTCAGGCCGGTGGCCTGCTCAAACTCTACCGCCGGCTGCGGACGCGCAACGCCTGCAAGACCTGCGCCCTCGGCATGGGGGGGCAGGCCGGCGGGATGGTCAACGAGGCCGGGCATTTCCCCGAAGTCTGCAAGAAGTCGGTGCAGGCGCAGGCGGGAGACATGCAGCGCGGCATCAGCGAGGAGTTCTTCGCCCGTTCCTCGATCGATCATCTCAGGCAATTGACCTCGGCGGAGCTGGAGCGGCTGGGGCGACTGGCCTTTCCGGTGATCGCCGGTCCGGAGGACCGGCATTTCCGGCGCATCGGTTGGGATGAGGCGCTGGATCTGGCGGGGAACGCCATTGCCCATGCGCCGCCGTCTGAAACGTTTTTCTATTCCTCCGGTCGTTCGAGCAACGAAGCGGCCTTTCTCTTCCAACTGGTCGCGCGCGCCTTCGGCAGTTCCAACATCCACAATTGCTCGTTCTATTGCCATGCGGCCTCGAGCGTGGCGCTGGGACTGGTGCTCGGCACCGGCACCGGCACGATCACGCTCGACGATCTGGGCCGGGCCGATCTGGCGTTGGTGGCAGGCGCCAATCCCGCCAGCAATCACCCGCGACTGATCACGCAACTGATCCAACTGCGCCGTCGCGGCGGCACCGTGATTGTCGTCAATCCGATCCGGGAACTGGGGCTGGTGCGTTTCCGGGCGCCTTCGGACTGGCGCAGCATGCTGTTCGGGTCGAAGATCAGCGACATCTACCTGCAACCGAGCGCCGGCGGCGATGTCGCCCTGTTCATGGCGCTGTTGAAGGGGGCGCTCGAGCACGACGGCATCGATCGCGACTTCATCGCTGCGCACACCGACGGCTGGCCGGATGTCGAGGCCGATCTGCGAGGCGCGCGTTGGGATCAACTGTTGTCGGCCTGCGGGCTGTCGCGCGGACAAGTGGAGGAGGCGGTCGCCGCCATTCTCCGGGCACGGCGGGGGATCTTCCTCTGGGCGATGGGACTGACGCATCACGCGCATGGGGTGGACAACATCCTCGCGCTGGCGAATCTGGCGCTGGCGCGCGGGTGGGTGGGCAAACCCGGCTGCGGGCTTCTGCCGATTCGCGGGCATTCGAATGTGCAGGGTGTCGGCACCTGCGGAGCCACCCCGGGACTCAAACGCGCCTTTGCCGAGCGGCTGGAGCGGGCCTACGGCATCACAATCCCGCCGGAGCCGGGGCAGGACACCTACGCGTCGATGGTAGCGGCCGCCGAAGGGCATATCCGCGCGGCGGTGTTTTTGGGCGGCAATCTCTTCGCCTCCAATCCCGACCGAACGTGGGCGGCGGAGGCCTTGCGCCGCATCGATCTAACTGTCTCGTTGACGACGAAACTGAACGAGGGGCACATCCACGGACGCGGGCGGACGGCGATCATCCTGCCGGCGCTGGCGCGGGATGAGGAATTCCAGGCAACCACGCAGGAGTCCATGTTCAGTTATGTCCGTCTCTCCGAAGGCGGCTTGCCGGCGGTGGCGGGGGAGATGAAATCGGAAGTCGAGATTATTGCCGCTCTGGCCGAGCGGATCCTCCCGCCAGGACGGTTTGACTGGCGTTCGCTGCGCTCGCACCGCCATCTGCGCCGCGAAATGGCGCGGATTGTGCCGGGGCTGGAGGCGCTCAAAGAGATCGACACCACCAAGGCCGAGTTCGCCATTCCCGGACGGTCGTTTCATGTCCCCGATTTCGCCACCGCCGATCGCCGGGCCCGTTTCCATGTGACCCCATTGCCGCCGGCGCCGCCCGGTCCGGGCACATTGCGGCTGACGACCATCCGCTCGGAAGGGCAGTTCAACACCGTCGTGTACGAGGAGGAGGATCTCTACCGCGGCAATCGCCGGCGGGATGTGGTGATGATCTCGCCGGAGGACGCGCGTCAATACCTGCTCTCCGAAGGCGAAGTGGTGACGGTGCGGACGGACGCCGGACAGATGCGGGCGCAGGTGGCGTTGATCGACATCGCCCCCGGCACGATTGCCATGTACTACCCCGAGGCCAACGTTCTGGTTCCGCGGCGTCTGGACCCGGCCTCGAAGACGCCGGCGTTCAAGTCGGTGGCGGCCGAGATTGTCAAAGTCTGGGATCGGACGGCCCAACCGCATGATGTCCCCCCCTACGAAAGCCCGCCAGCGCCGTATAATTGATGGGCTATGACTTCAGCAATGACCAGCGGCGTAGTGCCGACCCGCTATTGGCACCGTCTGGATGACGGACGTCTCCAGTGCGACCTGTGCCCCCGGTTCTGCCGGATGAACGAGGGGCAGCGCGGGCTGTGTTTCGTGCGCATGCGCCAGGACGACCAAGTGGTGCTGACCACCTATGGCCGCTCCAGCGGGTTCTGCGTCGATCCGATCGAGAAAAAGCCGCTGCACCATTTCCTGCCGGGCACGCCGGTGCTGTCATTTGGCACCGCCGGCTGCAACCTGACCTGCCTGTTCTGCCAGAACTGGGACATCAGCAAGTCGCGCGAGACCGACACGCTGGCCGATCAGGCCTCGCCGGAGACGATCGCCCGTGCGGCGGCGGCACTGGGATGCCGCAGCGTGGCCTTCACCTATAACGATCCGGTGATCTTCCTGGAATACGCGATCGATGTGGCCGCCGCCTGCCGTGAAGCGGGCATCAAGGCCGTGGCGGTGACCGCCGGCTACATCACCCCCGAGCCGCGCCGTGAGTTCTACCAGTACATGGACGCGGCCAACGTCGATCTCAAGGGATTCACCGAGGAGTTTTATCGCAACGTCTGCGGCGGGCACCTCGCGCCGGTGCTGGACACGCTGGTCTACCTCAAGCGGGAGACCTCGGTCTGGTTCGAGTTGACCACGCTGCTGATTCCCGGCCTCAACGATACCGACCCCGAAATTGACGCAATGACCCGCTGGGTGGTCAACAACCTCGGCCCCGACGTGCCGATGCATTTCACCGCGTTCCATCCCGACTGGAAGATGACCGACCGTCCGCGCACACCGGCCGCAACGTTGTCGCGCGCCCGCCGGATCGCCCGGCAGAACGGCGTGCGCTATGCCTACACCGGCAACATTCACGACGAAGAGGGTGAATCCACCTACTGTCCATCGTGCGGCGAGAAACTGATCGGGCGCGACTGGTATGTGTTGACCGATTGGCGGCTGGATGAGCGCGGGGCATGCGGACGGTGCGGAACTGTGATCGCCGGCCTGTTCGAGGCGCGCCCGGGCGACTGGGGCGCCAAGCGGCTGCCGGTACGACTAGAGGATTTCGCCACGCCGGAAGACGGCGCGGGGGCCCCGCATCTTTCGCGCCGCTGGAAGTGCTGAGCCGAATCGTCGATAAAGCCAATGGAAACGGGCCGGTCAATCGACCGGCCCGTCTTCATTCTCAGCGCGTCGGCGACGTCTATGGGCAGCCGGTCGGGTATGCGCTGCACGCGCAGGGATTGCAGGTCGTGGGTGCGCTGCCACGGAAGGCCGCATCGATCACATTGATGACATCCATGATGTTCGTGATGCCGTCGCAGTTGGTGTCCGTGCGCCCGGCGGGCGCATGGGGGCATTCCACATCGAGGATGGGAGCTCCCCCCCGGAATGCCACTTCGACTGTGGCCACGACATCGAAAACATTAAGCACGCTGTCAGCGACCGGGTCGCCCTGGTGCAGGCACCCGACTTGGTCGGGATTGACGAAGTACGGGCAATTGTCGCAGGCGTCGGCCACCTTGTCGCCATCGGTGTCGGCCTGCGACTTGTTGGCGATGGCGGGGCAGTTGTCGCAGGCATCCCCCACCGAATCGGCGTCGACATCCGACTGCGTGGGATTGGACACAAGCGGGCAGTTGTCGCACAGATCGCCGACACCGTCGTCGTCGCCTTCCTCCTGGGCGGGATTGACCAGCGCCGGGCAATTGTCACAGGCATCACCGACGGTGTCGCCGTCCAGATCGGACTGCGCGGGATTGGCGGCGGCCGGACAGTTGTCGCAGGCATCGCCGACAGCGTCGGCGTCAAGATCCTCCTGCAAGGGATTGGGCGTCAGCACGCAGTTGTCATCGATATCGCAGACCCCGTCGCCGTCGACATCCGGGCAGGCGCAGCCGCTATAGGCGGACAGGTCGGACTCGATGAAGTCCAACGGCACACCGGTGCCGCGCGACAGTCCCGCGAGGCCGTCGGTGGCGTCGATGCCGAGATACGTGATGACGATGCGTCCGTCAAAATACAGCTCGGCTTGCGCGCTGTTGAAGTTGGCGCCGTTGTATTCCGGAACATTCTGGAAAGTGACCACCATCCGGTTGGCGAACTGCTGGCGGCGAATGGCGCCGATGCCCTGCGCCGGATTCAGATCGTCGAACAGCAGGGAGATTCGCGGCAGACCAAAGTGCGCTGTGAGTGTCTCATCGAAGACGCTGCTCGACGCGCCGAAGGTCAGATTGCCGTTGGCGTTGATGTAGAACGACGTATAGTTCGTGCCGTAGAACGGAAACGACGCGCCGCTGCCGAGAACGACTTGCGCGGAACCATCATCCGCCAGCGACACCAACGTGCCGGTGGCGGGGTTGGTGGGGAAGGACGCCGCCGGTTCAACACACAAGGCATAGAAATCACTCGACCCATCCGGCGTGAAGGTCAACGCACGGAAGTCCAGGTCGTTGTCGCCGGTGGTGAACTGCTCGGTGAAGTAGTCGGCCTGGTCGGTGGTCGTGAAGGAGAAGCAGGCTCCGCCATTGTCGGCGGTGGCCGGATTGCCAGCGGCATCGATGGCAGTAACAGTGAAGTAGTACGTGGTCAACGGTACCAGCCCGCCGACGCCAACCAGATGCGAGGTGGTCACCGCGCCCGACGCGGCGCCGGGCCGATTGACGCACACCAGCCCGTAGCGGATGTTCGAAGAGGCCGGCTCATCGGTGTCGAAGGCGATCGCGGCATAGGAGCCGAGGACGACCGGTGTGTTGACATTCGAGACAATCGGTCCGACGCAGTCGATCCGTGCCAACGCGGTGTCGGCGGCCGGAACACCGGCGCCGTTGTCGGCATCGGCATACACCGCCAGCAAACTGTCGCCATCAGTCGCATCCACCAAGCCATTGCCTGGTGATGGACTCCCGCCCTGCGTGGCCACGACGCCTTGGAAGATCCCGGAGGATTCGCCGGTCTCGTTCAGGATGACCGTCTCGCTGTCGCCGGCGCCGGTGTGAACCGCGACCGCGGCGGTCAGGAGACCGCGCAGATCATCGTCACGCAGTTCCAGCGTCACCAGGGTGTCGCACTTGTACAGCGCGCGGCCCAACGTCACGCTTCCGCGCGACGAGATTAACTCCGGCACATACGCCTGAAACGCGAAGGGCTTGCTGATCTCTTCAAAGTCCAGTCCGCTGCCGGGATTGCCGGTGTTGGGGACAATGTTGGAGTGCACACAGCCATCATTGACAAAATCCGGCGCGCCGCGCACGAGGATGCCCTCGATCACGCCGGAGTTGACGCCGAAGACCGGCGAGCCGGAGTTGCCGCCATAGGTGTCGGTGTTGGCCTGAAACCAACCGATGGTGCCGTTCGCGTTCTTCACCTCGGCGTTGTTGGCGACCTTCATTGGCAGGGCCACCGGATGCCCAACCACGAAAATCGGATCGCCGTTGGCGACCGATCCGCTGCGACGAATGGGCAGAGGTTCGCGATTGACCACCGGACGGTCCAAGCGAAGGATTGTGTGATCGAATTCGGCGGTGTACTGGCGATTGACGATGCCATTGCAGAAGTAGACATTCGCGGCAGGGATCGTCGTCAGCGGCGGCGTTGACCCGTCGATCTGCGCAAACCCGAAGACAAACGCGCTGCTGCCGCAACTGCCGCCGTTGGTGATGCAGTGCCCGGCGGTGGCCAGAAGGTCCGGCCCGACCAGGAATCCCGAGCAGAATCCCGCGGTCAACTGCCCGCGGAAGGGTTCATCGAAACAGAGCGCGCCCTGGGATGTCCCCACCCACGGGTCGGTCAGCAGCGTGTAGGTGCCGTTGCCATTGTCGATCAACTCGCTTTCGCTGACGACCAGACAGGTCGCCTGCGCGACGAACAACTGCTGTGGATCGGTGACGGTGTAAAGGTCATGCCGATCATCAGTGCCATAGATGATTTCAAGGGCATCGTCGCTGCCGGGATTCGCGGGCTGGCCACGGGTCAGCGAGTAGGCCGAGTCGACGTAGGCGCGTAATTCGTCCAATGTCAGCGACCCGGTCGGCTCCGGAAGCGTGGTCACCGGAGCGGTCTTGACCTGATCGGCAGTGGTAA
Encoded here:
- a CDS encoding radical SAM protein, which codes for MDNDPNILVVNEIYLSLQGESSWAGLPCVFVRLTGCNLRCTYCDSEFAFYDGDRRPIDAVVDQVLAFKTPLVEITGGEPLLQRGCAVLAQRLLDAGMTVLVETSGAMPIDVLPAGAIRIMDLKCPSSGECDKNDWRNIEHLTPRDEVKFVIGDRADYEWARDVMARHQLPRHCAVLISTVFGKVAPAAVSAWMLEDHLEARFQLQMHKYIWDPAMRGV
- a CDS encoding FdhF/YdeP family oxidoreductase yields the protein MAKPRVTAAGGVPALVYVWKKGRQAGGLLKLYRRLRTRNACKTCALGMGGQAGGMVNEAGHFPEVCKKSVQAQAGDMQRGISEEFFARSSIDHLRQLTSAELERLGRLAFPVIAGPEDRHFRRIGWDEALDLAGNAIAHAPPSETFFYSSGRSSNEAAFLFQLVARAFGSSNIHNCSFYCHAASSVALGLVLGTGTGTITLDDLGRADLALVAGANPASNHPRLITQLIQLRRRGGTVIVVNPIRELGLVRFRAPSDWRSMLFGSKISDIYLQPSAGGDVALFMALLKGALEHDGIDRDFIAAHTDGWPDVEADLRGARWDQLLSACGLSRGQVEEAVAAILRARRGIFLWAMGLTHHAHGVDNILALANLALARGWVGKPGCGLLPIRGHSNVQGVGTCGATPGLKRAFAERLERAYGITIPPEPGQDTYASMVAAAEGHIRAAVFLGGNLFASNPDRTWAAEALRRIDLTVSLTTKLNEGHIHGRGRTAIILPALARDEEFQATTQESMFSYVRLSEGGLPAVAGEMKSEVEIIAALAERILPPGRFDWRSLRSHRHLRREMARIVPGLEALKEIDTTKAEFAIPGRSFHVPDFATADRRARFHVTPLPPAPPGPGTLRLTTIRSEGQFNTVVYEEEDLYRGNRRRDVVMISPEDARQYLLSEGEVVTVRTDAGQMRAQVALIDIAPGTIAMYYPEANVLVPRRLDPASKTPAFKSVAAEIVKVWDRTAQPHDVPPYESPPAPYN
- the amrS gene encoding AmmeMemoRadiSam system radical SAM enzyme, producing the protein MTSGVVPTRYWHRLDDGRLQCDLCPRFCRMNEGQRGLCFVRMRQDDQVVLTTYGRSSGFCVDPIEKKPLHHFLPGTPVLSFGTAGCNLTCLFCQNWDISKSRETDTLADQASPETIARAAAALGCRSVAFTYNDPVIFLEYAIDVAAACREAGIKAVAVTAGYITPEPRREFYQYMDAANVDLKGFTEEFYRNVCGGHLAPVLDTLVYLKRETSVWFELTTLLIPGLNDTDPEIDAMTRWVVNNLGPDVPMHFTAFHPDWKMTDRPRTPAATLSRARRIARQNGVRYAYTGNIHDEEGESTYCPSCGEKLIGRDWYVLTDWRLDERGACGRCGTVIAGLFEARPGDWGAKRLPVRLEDFATPEDGAGAPHLSRRWKC
- a CDS encoding thrombospondin type 3 repeat-containing protein, with amino-acid sequence MLKSTRLSLPARLAILVAAVVFGAAAPQSGLDVTTADQVKTAPVTTLPEPTGSLTLDELRAYVDSAYSLTRGQPANPGSDDALEIIYGTDDRHDLYTVTDPQQLFVAQATCLVVSESELIDNGNGTYTLLTDPWVGTSQGALCFDEPFRGQLTAGFCSGFLVGPDLLATAGHCITNGGSCGSSAFVFGFAQIDGSTPPLTTIPAANVYFCNGIVNRQYTAEFDHTILRLDRPVVNREPLPIRRSGSVANGDPIFVVGHPVALPMKVANNAEVKNANGTIGWFQANTDTYGGNSGSPVFGVNSGVIEGILVRGAPDFVNDGCVHSNIVPNTGNPGSGLDFEEISKPFAFQAYVPELISSRGSVTLGRALYKCDTLVTLELRDDDLRGLLTAAVAVHTGAGDSETVILNETGESSGIFQGVVATQGGSPSPGNGLVDATDGDSLLAVYADADNGAGVPAADTALARIDCVGPIVSNVNTPVVLGSYAAIAFDTDEPASSNIRYGLVCVNRPGAASGAVTTSHLVGVGGLVPLTTYYFTVTAIDAAGNPATADNGGACFSFTTTDQADYFTEQFTTGDNDLDFRALTFTPDGSSDFYALCVEPAASFPTNPATGTLVSLADDGSAQVVLGSGASFPFYGTNYTSFYINANGNLTFGASSSVFDETLTAHFGLPRISLLFDDLNPAQGIGAIRRQQFANRMVVTFQNVPEYNGANFNSAQAELYFDGRIVITYLGIDATDGLAGLSRGTGVPLDFIESDLSAYSGCACPDVDGDGVCDIDDNCVLTPNPLQEDLDADAVGDACDNCPAAANPAQSDLDGDTVGDACDNCPALVNPAQEEGDDDGVGDLCDNCPLVSNPTQSDVDADSVGDACDNCPAIANKSQADTDGDKVADACDNCPYFVNPDQVGCLHQGDPVADSVLNVFDVVATVEVAFRGGAPILDVECPHAPAGRTDTNCDGITNIMDVINVIDAAFRGSAPTTCNPCACSAYPTGCP